A region from the Rhodohalobacter sp. SW132 genome encodes:
- the atpG gene encoding ATP synthase F1 subunit gamma, with translation MVNLRDIRNRISSVNNTQQITKAMKMVAAAKLRKAQNRMTSMRPFANKMKEVVSRLVSSSDSSNKLLRKPETTDRVLMIVVGSDKGLCGGFNNNLFKVVEIYITKHLSDLRDSGKLDLITLGKKPTAYFKKRNYKVVKSFPGFFDNLNYDDTAAIMEDALDGFTSETYDKIIIGYNEFKTVIAQNRIINQVLPVDTESLKKDENKDDSLSTTDYIYEPDSDAILDEILPVHLIMQLWKAVLESNASEQGARMAAMDNATENAKELEEELTLKYNQARQSAITTEISEIVSGAQALEES, from the coding sequence ATGGTAAATCTTCGGGACATACGTAACCGGATTTCATCGGTAAATAATACCCAGCAAATTACCAAAGCCATGAAAATGGTTGCTGCTGCCAAACTGCGTAAAGCGCAGAACAGGATGACTTCCATGCGCCCTTTCGCCAATAAGATGAAAGAGGTTGTTTCGAGACTCGTTTCATCATCCGATTCATCGAACAAACTCCTGAGGAAACCCGAGACAACCGATCGTGTGCTGATGATTGTTGTGGGGTCAGATAAAGGATTGTGTGGTGGTTTTAATAACAATCTGTTTAAAGTCGTCGAAATATACATCACCAAGCATCTCTCTGATTTGCGCGACAGCGGGAAGCTGGATTTGATAACTTTAGGAAAAAAGCCAACAGCTTACTTTAAGAAGCGTAATTACAAGGTTGTAAAATCATTTCCTGGATTTTTTGATAATCTGAATTACGACGATACTGCTGCAATCATGGAAGATGCACTCGATGGTTTTACCAGCGAAACGTATGATAAAATTATTATCGGTTACAATGAGTTTAAAACCGTAATTGCACAGAATCGTATCATCAACCAGGTTCTGCCGGTAGATACCGAATCTTTGAAAAAAGATGAGAATAAGGATGATTCTTTGTCCACAACAGATTATATTTACGAGCCTGATTCGGATGCGATTCTGGATGAAATTCTGCCGGTGCATTTGATAATGCAGCTATGGAAAGCAGTCCTCGAATCGAATGCTTCCGAGCAAGGTGCCCGAATGGCCGCGATGGATAACGCGACTGAGAATGCTAAGGAACTCGAAGAAGAGTTAACCCTTAAATATAATCAGGCACGCCAGAGCGCAATTACAACCGAGATATCAGAAATTGTTTCCGGTGCCCAGGCACTTGAAGAGTCTTAG
- the atpA gene encoding F0F1 ATP synthase subunit alpha, translating into MSQVRPDEVSDILRKQLSGFDNDAESYDMGTVLEVGDGIARVYGLSKVQAGELVELPDSLDRDGNPIRGMVLNLEEDNAGVVLFGNSTTVEEGHTVKRTKSIASLPVGDSILGRVIDPLGRPIDGKGAITGDKINVPLERKAPGVIYRQPVDEPLQTGIKAIDSLIPIGRGQRELIIGDRQTGKTAVAVDTIINQKYTQDSDKPVVCIYVAVGQKGSTVANIVKTLQENEAIDYTVVVSAPASASAPMRYVAPFAGAAIGEYFRDTGRHALVIYDDLSKQAVAYRELSLLLKRPPGREAYPGDVFYLHSRLLERAAKIIDNDDVARMMNNIPEELKPMVKGGGSLTALPVIETQAGDVSAYIPTNVISITDGQIFLDTDLFNSGIRPAIDVGISVSRVGGSAQVKSMKKLSGTLKLDLAQYRELEAFAKFGSDLDATTQRQLKRGERTVELMKQGEYQPLPVEQQIALLKVNNAGLLDKLPVTKISEFETMFLETLGAKYSKKMSDLSVSGILNDSFGEEIIETANSVIDQLLAAEGVN; encoded by the coding sequence ATGAGTCAAGTACGACCTGACGAAGTTTCAGATATTTTAAGAAAACAACTCTCCGGTTTCGATAATGATGCTGAATCATACGATATGGGGACCGTTCTTGAAGTGGGTGATGGTATTGCCCGGGTTTATGGACTCTCCAAAGTCCAGGCAGGTGAGCTTGTCGAACTGCCTGATTCACTGGATCGGGACGGAAATCCTATTCGCGGAATGGTTTTGAACCTCGAAGAGGACAATGCCGGGGTTGTGCTTTTTGGTAATTCTACTACTGTTGAGGAAGGGCATACCGTTAAACGAACAAAATCCATCGCATCACTCCCTGTGGGAGATAGTATTCTTGGACGGGTTATAGATCCTCTCGGGAGGCCCATTGACGGAAAAGGTGCGATTACAGGCGACAAAATTAACGTACCACTTGAACGAAAAGCACCCGGTGTGATTTATCGGCAGCCGGTGGATGAACCGCTGCAAACCGGTATCAAAGCTATTGATTCCCTGATTCCAATCGGCCGTGGTCAGCGTGAGCTTATAATTGGTGACCGTCAGACTGGGAAAACCGCTGTTGCAGTGGATACGATCATCAATCAAAAATACACACAAGATTCCGATAAACCGGTTGTTTGTATTTATGTTGCTGTTGGACAGAAAGGTTCTACCGTAGCGAATATTGTAAAAACCCTTCAGGAAAATGAGGCGATCGATTACACAGTAGTTGTTTCTGCTCCGGCCAGTGCATCTGCCCCCATGCGATATGTTGCTCCGTTTGCCGGCGCTGCAATTGGCGAATATTTCCGCGACACCGGCCGGCATGCGCTTGTGATTTATGATGATCTTTCAAAACAGGCTGTTGCATATCGTGAACTTTCACTCTTGCTGAAACGTCCTCCGGGCCGTGAAGCATATCCCGGTGATGTATTTTATCTGCATAGTCGTCTGCTCGAAAGGGCTGCAAAAATCATCGATAATGATGATGTAGCAAGAATGATGAACAACATCCCTGAAGAGCTTAAGCCTATGGTTAAAGGCGGGGGATCTCTAACGGCGCTTCCTGTTATTGAAACACAAGCGGGTGATGTTTCTGCGTATATTCCAACAAACGTAATTTCAATTACCGATGGTCAGATCTTCCTGGATACGGATCTGTTTAACTCCGGTATTCGCCCGGCAATTGATGTTGGTATTTCTGTGTCTCGTGTAGGTGGATCAGCGCAGGTTAAATCGATGAAGAAACTTTCAGGTACCCTGAAACTTGATCTGGCCCAGTATCGCGAACTGGAAGCTTTTGCAAAATTTGGTTCTGATCTGGATGCAACAACACAGCGTCAGCTCAAACGTGGAGAACGGACCGTTGAATTGATGAAGCAGGGTGAATATCAGCCGCTTCCGGTTGAGCAGCAAATTGCTCTTTTAAAAGTGAATAATGCAGGCTTACTGGATAAATTGCCGGTAACAAAAATCAGTGAATTTGAGACAATGTTTCTCGAAACACTGGGTGCTAAGTATAGCAAGAAGATGAGTGATCTGTCGGTTTCAGGAATACTTAATGATTCATTTGGCGAAGAAATCATTGAAACGGCCAACAGCGTTATTGATCAACTACTGGCAGCAGAAGGAGTGAATTAA
- the atpH gene encoding ATP synthase F1 subunit delta has translation MMVSKAARRYAKALLQSALEQDKLAEVEKDVRFIQSTIDDSRELKVFLRSPVIKSEDKLEGLLAIFGSHVTDELKSLFRLLSEKRREDLLADICSGFIKLYNEHQGIIRVDVETAYELKDTQKQALHKELTDKTGKKVKMNVSENKDLIGGLVVKIGDTVIDGSVKYKINKLKKQFAVGTAV, from the coding sequence ATGATGGTTTCAAAAGCAGCCAGAAGATATGCCAAGGCACTTCTGCAATCCGCTCTGGAGCAGGATAAACTTGCCGAAGTTGAAAAGGATGTCCGGTTTATTCAAAGTACAATTGATGACTCAAGGGAACTTAAAGTCTTTTTGAGAAGCCCGGTCATCAAAAGCGAAGATAAGCTTGAAGGTCTACTTGCTATTTTTGGATCACACGTAACAGATGAATTAAAAAGTCTGTTTCGGTTATTGTCTGAAAAAAGAAGAGAAGATCTGCTGGCTGATATCTGTTCCGGCTTTATAAAGTTGTACAACGAACACCAAGGTATTATCCGGGTTGATGTTGAAACTGCGTATGAGCTGAAGGACACCCAGAAACAGGCGCTTCACAAAGAACTTACTGATAAGACAGGTAAAAAGGTGAAGATGAATGTTAGTGAAAACAAGGACCTGATTGGCGGACTTGTGGTCAAAATTGGTGATACTGTCATCGATGGCTCGGTAAAATATAAAATCAATAAGCTTAAAAAACAGTTTGCAGTAGGAACTGCAGTTTAA
- the atpF gene encoding F0F1 ATP synthase subunit B, which translates to MFFIASGGGILSFNTGFAIWVLISMVVFLIIMGKYAVPPIMKALDERERRIKDSLASAEQALAKAEQISKDNQKALKEAEVKAQQIRKQALEEAELLRSERIDKARKEAVKIVEDAKRTIDQEKKQALTELRNEVAELAVQAASKIIDAELDQSKNKKLVDSFIGDLSKN; encoded by the coding sequence ATGTTCTTTATAGCAAGCGGAGGAGGTATCCTTTCCTTTAATACGGGCTTTGCAATATGGGTTCTTATATCCATGGTTGTATTTCTGATTATTATGGGGAAATATGCGGTACCTCCTATTATGAAGGCGCTCGATGAAAGGGAAAGGCGGATCAAAGATTCGCTGGCATCTGCCGAGCAGGCTCTTGCAAAGGCGGAGCAGATCTCTAAAGACAATCAGAAAGCGCTGAAGGAGGCTGAAGTAAAAGCTCAGCAAATCCGAAAGCAGGCTCTCGAAGAGGCCGAACTTCTCCGCTCTGAAAGGATTGATAAAGCCAGAAAAGAAGCTGTGAAGATCGTTGAGGATGCAAAGCGCACGATCGATCAGGAGAAAAAGCAGGCTTTAACTGAACTCAGAAATGAGGTTGCAGAGCTTGCTGTGCAGGCTGCATCAAAAATCATAGACGCAGAACTGGATCAGTCAAAAAACAAAAAGCTTGTCGATTCTTTTATTGGTGATCTTTCTAAAAACTAA
- the atpE gene encoding ATP synthase F0 subunit C produces MGFLAAGLGAGLITLGAGIGIGLIGKSAVESIARQPEAAGDIRGAMILTAAFIEGVALFAAVVTAILALNITV; encoded by the coding sequence ATGGGATTCTTAGCAGCAGGACTTGGAGCTGGACTTATTACACTCGGTGCCGGAATCGGAATCGGGTTGATCGGTAAAAGCGCGGTAGAAAGTATCGCACGTCAGCCTGAAGCAGCAGGAGACATTCGTGGCGCCATGATTTTGACGGCAGCTTTTATTGAGGGTGTTGCTCTCTTTGCAGCTGTGGTTACCGCTATTCTGGCTCTTAATATTACTGTCTAA
- the atpB gene encoding F0F1 ATP synthase subunit A produces the protein MLNPAAHANQSDADTGDEPVIDVMGKVVDHDYLEVLGAKIYLPKILLVDGSWYFYSNTQSAIESGDFQRVEGAIVRSDGAPVTLDMSITSHLMYVWFGIILTLFCTIWAARRYRRGIGESSEPKGAAHNIFEVFFVFIRDDIAKEYISPDKYKRYVPYLFSVFMAISFMNLFGLFPWGVSATADLTVTATLAGITFFITQFSGSKDHWRHVFLFPGVHPLIRIILTPVEILGLFTKPFALAIRLFANMLSGKILIVCILGLIFIFTDIFGPMIGVGSSVVWVALTAALYILKAFIALLQAYIFTLLSAVFIGMAAEEHHHEEHDTSVATATEVKT, from the coding sequence GTGCTAAATCCTGCTGCTCACGCAAATCAGAGTGATGCTGATACCGGGGATGAACCGGTTATCGATGTGATGGGTAAGGTTGTTGATCATGACTACCTCGAAGTTTTGGGAGCGAAAATTTATCTTCCAAAAATTCTTCTTGTAGACGGCAGCTGGTACTTCTATTCCAACACACAAAGTGCTATTGAATCCGGTGATTTCCAGCGTGTGGAAGGCGCTATTGTACGGAGCGATGGCGCGCCTGTCACGCTCGACATGTCCATCACCTCACATCTGATGTATGTATGGTTTGGGATTATTTTAACTCTATTCTGCACAATTTGGGCTGCCAGAAGATATCGAAGGGGGATTGGTGAATCCTCTGAGCCAAAAGGGGCTGCTCACAATATATTTGAAGTCTTTTTTGTTTTTATTCGGGATGATATCGCTAAAGAATATATCTCACCGGACAAGTATAAACGCTATGTGCCATATCTGTTTTCAGTATTTATGGCGATCTCTTTCATGAATTTGTTTGGTCTTTTCCCTTGGGGAGTTTCTGCCACAGCAGATTTGACCGTAACGGCAACCCTTGCGGGTATCACATTTTTTATTACTCAGTTCAGCGGCAGTAAAGACCATTGGCGGCATGTATTTCTCTTTCCCGGTGTTCACCCGCTGATTCGTATCATTCTGACCCCGGTTGAAATTCTCGGACTTTTTACAAAACCATTTGCCCTTGCGATACGTCTGTTTGCAAACATGCTATCCGGTAAAATACTGATCGTTTGTATTCTGGGATTGATATTTATTTTTACAGATATTTTCGGGCCGATGATTGGAGTCGGCTCCAGTGTGGTGTGGGTGGCATTAACTGCCGCGCTTTATATTCTGAAGGCGTTTATTGCGCTGTTACAGGCATATATTTTTACGCTTCTGTCTGCGGTATTCATTGGGATGGCCGCAGAAGAACATCACCACGAAGAGCATGATACTTCTGTTGCAACGGCAACAGAAGTAAAAACATAA
- a CDS encoding AtpZ/AtpI family protein, whose protein sequence is METPRDKTYLQYLSLGVEIAAGLSIPILAGYWADRTWDTLPWLTFLGILIGVATMLVIMIRVARDVSGDKGNDKNQS, encoded by the coding sequence TTGGAAACACCCCGGGATAAAACATACCTGCAATATTTATCACTCGGGGTTGAAATAGCCGCGGGTTTAAGTATACCTATATTGGCGGGTTACTGGGCTGACCGTACCTGGGATACACTGCCTTGGCTTACATTTCTGGGGATTCTTATAGGAGTAGCAACAATGCTGGTCATTATGATTCGTGTAGCCCGCGATGTTTCGGGCGATAAAGGGAATGATAAAAATCAATCATGA
- a CDS encoding polymer-forming cytoskeletal protein codes for MFKKEDKRTVTGSKNQSPTLNMISEGTTLTGKITTENDIRIAGKADGEIDSKGKLIVTSSGVVKGGFQAQDADIAGKVEGEIRVSNKLTLRQSAVINGDIYTKTLIVEEGAEMNGECRMGKQADEKKSQAAVSASGKTGAATLRDSSGTK; via the coding sequence ATGTTTAAAAAAGAGGATAAAAGAACAGTGACCGGATCAAAAAATCAATCACCTACGCTGAATATGATCAGTGAAGGGACCACACTCACAGGAAAAATTACAACCGAAAACGATATCCGAATTGCCGGAAAAGCAGATGGCGAAATCGACTCAAAAGGTAAATTAATCGTTACCTCAAGCGGCGTCGTTAAAGGCGGTTTCCAGGCACAGGATGCGGATATTGCAGGAAAAGTAGAAGGTGAAATAAGGGTCAGTAATAAACTTACGCTTCGGCAATCTGCTGTGATAAACGGCGATATCTACACGAAAACTCTGATTGTTGAGGAAGGTGCTGAAATGAATGGCGAATGCAGAATGGGTAAACAGGCTGACGAGAAGAAATCGCAAGCCGCCGTTTCGGCATCAGGGAAAACAGGTGCAGCGACTCTCAGAGATAGCTCAGGAACAAAATAA
- a CDS encoding M23 family metallopeptidase, with product MWDFLKKIFSEREGDVTVVVLDDQNPDGSSSFKLAAQDIVKITLFVVIVSVLFTTIIFFATPLGSLYQRQQDESLRTEAIAITERLVSLQDSLQARDRQLTDMKNVLQTVPDTTFEVSTSNRVQQTQSGDGFTETPFINAYDMLSQSEIIFSGSFERAPEFPAAFPVNGSLSQNFEPDRGHFGIDIAARTNSNFTALADGVVIHTEWTINYGYVLYLQHSEGIVSVYKHASKILKQQGDFVLKGDILGTVSDTGVLSSGSHLHLEIWKNGIPQNPVMYLMN from the coding sequence ATGTGGGATTTTCTAAAGAAAATATTTTCAGAGCGTGAAGGAGATGTGACGGTAGTGGTTCTTGATGATCAGAATCCCGACGGTTCCAGTTCGTTCAAACTTGCAGCGCAGGATATAGTGAAAATAACACTGTTTGTGGTTATCGTATCCGTGCTGTTTACAACCATTATTTTTTTTGCGACTCCGCTTGGTTCACTCTATCAGCGCCAGCAGGATGAATCGCTTAGGACTGAGGCGATCGCAATAACTGAACGGCTCGTTTCTTTGCAGGACTCTCTTCAAGCGAGAGACCGGCAGCTGACCGATATGAAAAATGTTTTGCAAACAGTTCCGGATACAACCTTTGAAGTTTCGACATCGAACCGTGTGCAGCAAACGCAGTCAGGCGATGGATTTACAGAAACTCCATTTATCAATGCTTATGACATGCTTTCACAAAGTGAAATTATCTTTTCAGGCTCCTTCGAAAGGGCACCCGAGTTTCCGGCTGCATTTCCGGTGAACGGTTCATTAAGCCAGAATTTCGAACCTGACCGCGGACATTTTGGTATCGACATTGCTGCCCGAACGAATTCTAATTTTACAGCACTTGCCGATGGTGTTGTAATCCATACAGAGTGGACTATAAATTACGGATATGTTCTGTATTTACAGCATAGCGAAGGAATTGTAAGCGTGTATAAACACGCGTCAAAAATATTGAAACAACAGGGCGATTTTGTACTAAAAGGCGACATATTGGGCACAGTGTCCGATACCGGCGTATTGAGCAGCGGATCACACCTGCATCTTGAAATTTGGAAAAATGGAATCCCCCAGAATCCAGTTATGTATTTAATGAACTAA
- a CDS encoding glycosyltransferase, whose protein sequence is MIAYYFPPMGGSGVQRPLKFAKYLKKFGWEPIVLAPEPGMYHTFDDSLLQEAAQASIRIERVENSAIFQPGKKKRSAKPKGRLLSFFIKWITSWFFLPDNKKGWIEPAVERGLEIINKETIHAIFSTAPPYSNLIIAHQLKNKTGLPVVMDLRDDWLGSHWISYPTRWHYRKMKNIEKQTLSAADAITVVNDTYNKKIKKRLGENSPPIQTIPNGYDKENFRKAIPARDRESFTILHSGLFYDRIKPDSFLKSIKKLMVRDDEFRKHVDLQFQGGLRQTHWKMINQLGLTKYVTDFGYLNHQDAVQNLVNADLLFLTLGKIPGIDAVTPGKVFEYMGSLKPILAYVPDGITKKLLENYGAATVVGIESVDMGADAIQKYFLQWKAGKLPSGDINYTLQFEREFTAKQLSEICDNVGMKDTAKSNFYN, encoded by the coding sequence ATGATCGCGTACTACTTTCCCCCAATGGGGGGGAGCGGCGTGCAGCGGCCACTTAAATTTGCGAAATACCTGAAAAAATTTGGCTGGGAACCGATCGTTCTTGCCCCGGAACCCGGAATGTATCACACCTTTGATGATTCACTTCTGCAGGAAGCAGCACAAGCTTCCATTCGGATTGAAAGAGTGGAAAATAGCGCCATATTCCAGCCCGGCAAGAAGAAGCGATCAGCGAAACCCAAAGGGCGCCTGCTTTCATTCTTTATAAAGTGGATCACTTCCTGGTTTTTTCTGCCGGACAATAAGAAAGGCTGGATTGAACCTGCCGTTGAACGCGGACTTGAAATCATCAACAAAGAGACTATCCACGCCATATTTTCAACCGCGCCACCTTATAGCAACCTGATAATTGCTCATCAGCTGAAAAATAAGACCGGACTGCCGGTTGTGATGGATTTGAGAGATGACTGGCTCGGCAGCCACTGGATCAGCTATCCCACAAGGTGGCACTACCGGAAAATGAAAAACATTGAGAAACAGACACTCTCAGCCGCGGATGCAATCACTGTGGTGAATGATACCTACAATAAGAAAATTAAAAAGAGACTTGGTGAAAATTCGCCGCCAATCCAAACCATTCCAAATGGATACGACAAGGAGAACTTCAGAAAGGCGATTCCTGCCCGTGATCGTGAATCGTTCACAATACTTCACAGTGGCCTTTTTTATGATCGAATAAAACCAGACTCGTTTTTGAAATCGATAAAAAAACTGATGGTTCGTGATGATGAGTTCAGGAAACATGTTGATCTGCAGTTTCAGGGAGGACTCAGACAAACACACTGGAAAATGATCAATCAATTGGGCCTGACAAAATATGTCACCGATTTTGGATATTTGAATCATCAGGATGCCGTTCAAAATCTGGTCAATGCCGATCTGCTCTTTCTCACACTCGGTAAAATACCCGGTATTGATGCTGTTACTCCGGGGAAAGTGTTTGAATACATGGGGAGTCTGAAACCGATCCTTGCCTACGTTCCGGATGGAATTACCAAAAAGCTGCTCGAAAATTACGGGGCAGCAACAGTAGTTGGAATAGAGAGTGTAGATATGGGGGCAGACGCTATTCAAAAATACTTTTTGCAGTGGAAAGCCGGAAAACTCCCTTCCGGCGACATTAATTACACTTTGCAGTTTGAACGCGAATTTACTGCTAAACAATTATCAGAAATATGCGATAACGTAGGTATGAAAGATACAGCAAAATCGAATTTTTATAATTGA
- the guaB gene encoding IMP dehydrogenase codes for MNNHSPFKKITRQGLTYDDVLLVPSHSKVLPRDVDLSVKLTPSLELKTPIISAAMDTVSEYRLAIALAREGGIAMLHKNMSIEDQAEHVRLVKRSESGMIVDPVTLPPDATVKDARALMRMHKIGGIPIVENGNKLIGIVTNRDLRFEHYVDKQLSEIMTKDNLITAKQGTDLKQAEKILQEYKVEKLPIVDSGDTLVGLITFKDIEKKMNFPNACKDSMGRLRVGAAVGVTPDTMDRVTALVDSGVDIITVDTAHGHSDGVLKMISKIKSVYKDLNVVGGNIATRAAAEALVDAGADVVKVGVGPGSICTTRVVTGVGVPQLSAVMEIAEYTQKHDIGLIADGGIKQTGDIPKAIAGGAHAVMMGSMFAGVDESPGETIIYESRKYKSYRGMGSLGAMDKGSKDRYFQDVEDDLRKLVPEGIEGRVPYKGYLGEVVHQMNGGIRAAMGYVGAPTIEELQNAEFVQISAASYRESHPHSVQITKEAPNYSVS; via the coding sequence ATGAATAATCACTCCCCCTTTAAAAAAATTACACGGCAGGGTCTAACCTACGACGATGTGCTCCTGGTGCCCAGCCACTCCAAAGTACTGCCTCGTGATGTTGATCTGTCCGTTAAACTCACCCCTTCCCTTGAGTTGAAAACTCCCATCATCAGTGCGGCGATGGACACAGTTTCTGAATACCGGCTTGCAATTGCCCTGGCCCGGGAAGGCGGTATTGCTATGCTGCACAAAAATATGTCGATTGAGGATCAGGCTGAGCATGTTCGCCTTGTGAAACGGAGTGAAAGCGGCATGATCGTAGACCCGGTAACTCTGCCGCCCGATGCAACGGTAAAGGATGCCAGAGCACTGATGAGAATGCATAAAATTGGCGGAATCCCAATTGTTGAAAATGGTAATAAACTAATCGGTATCGTTACAAACCGTGATCTGCGTTTTGAGCATTACGTTGATAAACAGCTCAGTGAGATCATGACAAAAGATAACCTTATCACTGCTAAGCAGGGAACGGATCTAAAACAGGCTGAAAAAATTCTGCAGGAATATAAAGTAGAGAAACTGCCGATTGTAGATTCCGGTGATACTCTCGTGGGGCTGATCACATTCAAGGATATAGAGAAAAAGATGAATTTCCCTAACGCCTGTAAAGATAGCATGGGAAGACTTCGTGTGGGGGCTGCAGTTGGGGTAACACCCGACACGATGGACCGCGTGACAGCACTTGTTGATTCCGGTGTGGATATTATCACTGTAGACACTGCACATGGCCATTCGGATGGCGTATTGAAAATGATTTCCAAAATTAAATCTGTCTATAAAGATCTGAACGTCGTTGGCGGAAATATCGCAACCCGTGCGGCGGCAGAGGCACTTGTTGACGCAGGTGCAGATGTGGTAAAAGTAGGGGTTGGACCCGGCTCAATCTGCACAACACGTGTGGTGACCGGGGTTGGGGTGCCTCAGCTTTCTGCGGTGATGGAGATTGCCGAATATACTCAGAAACACGATATCGGCTTGATTGCTGATGGCGGAATCAAACAAACCGGCGACATTCCCAAAGCGATTGCGGGCGGAGCACATGCCGTGATGATGGGATCGATGTTTGCCGGAGTGGATGAAAGTCCCGGCGAGACGATTATTTATGAATCCAGAAAATATAAATCATACCGCGGCATGGGAAGCCTCGGGGCCATGGATAAAGGTTCAAAAGATCGATACTTCCAGGACGTTGAAGACGACCTGAGAAAACTAGTGCCGGAAGGAATTGAAGGACGTGTTCCTTATAAAGGATATCTTGGTGAGGTTGTTCATCAAATGAATGGCGGCATTCGAGCCGCAATGGGATATGTTGGCGCTCCTACAATTGAGGAGCTGCAAAACGCAGAGTTTGTACAGATTTCGGCCGCCAGTTACAGGGAAAGTCATCCGCATTCCGTTCAAATAACAAAAGAAGCTCCGAACTACTCAGTGTCGTAA
- the purB gene encoding adenylosuccinate lyase, with translation MIERYARPEMSEIWSEQNQFQAWLDVELAACWAWSKLGKIPSEDVDKLYKNARFDVDRIHEIEKKTRHDVVAFTRSVSESLGDEKKWVHYGLTSTDVVDTANGYRLKQANELLREGLNRMVEALAAKAKEHKLTVMMGRTHGVHAEPTTFGLKCALWYAEMERNIVRFDSAARDVEFGKLSGAVGTFANIPTEVEKYTCEKLGIHPAPISTQTLQRDRHAYYMAALAVIGGTLEKIAVEIRHLQRTELREAEEFFRKGQKGSSAMPHKRNPVSSENITGCARVLRGYMVSAYENMPLWHERDISHSSVERIILPDATILLDYMLNRFSGVIEKLMVYPENMKLNMDKTHGLVFSQRLLLMLIDKGISREIAYDTVQPLAMKAWEEHTAFRPLVEADPTIQEHLSEKEIESAFDLTHHTQRVDEIFERVGLS, from the coding sequence ATGATTGAACGATATGCACGCCCCGAAATGTCAGAAATATGGTCTGAACAAAATCAATTCCAGGCGTGGCTTGATGTTGAACTTGCCGCCTGCTGGGCGTGGAGCAAGCTGGGCAAAATCCCTTCTGAAGATGTAGATAAACTGTACAAAAATGCCCGGTTTGATGTTGACCGAATCCATGAAATAGAAAAAAAGACCCGGCACGATGTTGTGGCGTTCACCCGCTCTGTTTCCGAATCTCTGGGTGATGAAAAAAAATGGGTTCATTACGGTCTCACATCTACCGATGTGGTTGACACCGCTAACGGCTACAGGCTCAAGCAAGCTAATGAACTGCTGCGCGAAGGACTAAACCGAATGGTTGAAGCACTTGCCGCCAAAGCGAAAGAACATAAGCTGACCGTGATGATGGGGCGAACCCACGGCGTGCACGCCGAGCCGACAACTTTCGGGCTGAAATGTGCTCTTTGGTACGCAGAAATGGAACGGAATATCGTCAGATTTGACTCCGCAGCGCGGGATGTGGAGTTTGGAAAGCTCTCCGGCGCAGTTGGTACGTTTGCCAATATCCCTACCGAGGTTGAAAAATATACCTGTGAGAAACTGGGAATTCATCCGGCGCCTATCTCCACACAGACTCTTCAGCGAGATCGCCATGCTTATTATATGGCAGCACTGGCTGTGATCGGCGGTACACTTGAAAAAATTGCGGTGGAAATTCGCCATCTTCAGCGAACTGAACTGCGCGAGGCAGAGGAGTTTTTCCGAAAAGGTCAGAAAGGATCCTCGGCTATGCCGCATAAGCGTAACCCGGTCAGCTCTGAGAATATCACCGGTTGCGCCAGAGTTCTTCGCGGTTACATGGTCTCAGCATACGAAAATATGCCGCTCTGGCACGAGCGCGACATTTCACACTCTTCCGTCGAACGGATCATTCTTCCGGATGCCACAATTCTGCTCGATTACATGCTGAACCGATTTTCGGGTGTGATCGAAAAGCTGATGGTCTACCCGGAGAATATGAAGCTGAATATGGATAAAACCCACGGGCTTGTATTTTCACAACGTCTGCTGCTGATGCTGATTGACAAAGGGATCAGCCGGGAAATAGCGTACGATACGGTCCAGCCGCTGGCGATGAAAGCGTGGGAAGAGCATACGGCATTTCGCCCGCTGGTGGAAGCCGACCCAACGATTCAGGAGCATCTTTCCGAAAAAGAAATCGAAAGCGCATTCGATCTCACGCACCATACGCAGCGTGTGGATGAAATTTTTGAAAGGGTAGGGCTTTCGTGA